In Rhinatrema bivittatum chromosome 11, aRhiBiv1.1, whole genome shotgun sequence, a single window of DNA contains:
- the DMWD gene encoding dystrophia myotonica WD repeat-containing protein isoform X1, whose product MAAAVAAVDGGAVKDFNDVKCQFRTREGFYRLLAGSENRRASAAVPPGSAPPSSAVTGSGGGSGPGLVGGSGPGSGALPPVRLSLVRMLQADEELQRDEPDRVCFNLGRELYFYSCQGTRRALDLNKPIDKRIYKGTQPTCHNFNQFNASPESISLLVGFSAGQVQYLDLIKKETSKLFNEERLIDKTKVTYLRWIPESESLFLASHASGHLYLYNVDHPCGSTAPQYTLLKQGEGFAVYACKSKGIRNPLVKWAVGEGALNEFSFSPDGRHLACVGQDGCLRVFHFDSMELQGMMKSYFGGLLCVCWSPDGRYIVTGGEDDLVTVWCFAEGRVIARGHGHKSWVNAVAFDPYTSNVEEEDPVELSGSDEDVNETTHFGRVRTSSTLSRLSKHSAKSSPSVTYRFGSAGQDTQFCLWDLTEDILYPHQPLSRARTLTNTFSASIPPSVSSGSNLATEAAIGQVIPRSLSRSNSLPHPAVTGVNKSHVTDGAPPFSIGKFATLTLQERKDKSTDKEHKRYHSLGNISKSNDKINVLPKSKLDSAKILGTGLCPRINEVPLLEPLVCKKIAHERLTVLLFLEDCIITACQEGFICTWARPGKANASVPNGNSPSGTVV is encoded by the exons ATGGCGGCTGCAGTCGCGGCCGTTGACGGGGGAGCCGTCAAGGACTTTAACGATGTCAAGTGTCAATTTCGCACCCGTGAAGGATTCTATCGGTTACTGGCCGGGTCCGAGAACCGGCGGGCGTCCGCGGCGGTCCCGCCTGGTTCCGCCCCTCCTTCCAGTGCAGTAACGGGTAGCGGCGGAGGTTCAGGCCCAGGACTGGTCGGGGGCTCTGGACCGGGCTCTGGCGCGCTGCCTCCGGTTCGCCTGTCCTTGGTGCGCATGTTGCAGGCCGATGAGGAACTGCAGCGGGACGAACCCGACAGGGTCTGCTTCAACCTGGGGCGGGAGCTATACTTCTACTCCTGCCAAGGCACCCGCAGG GCCCTAGATCTGAACAAACCAATCGATAAAAGGATTTATAAAGGCACGCAGCCTACCTGCCACAACTTTAACCAGTTCAACGCTTCTCCTGAGAGCATTTCGCTGCTGGTGGGCTTCTCTGCAGGCCAAGTGCAATACCTGGACCTCATTAAGAAGGAGACCAGCAAGTTGTTTAACGAGGAG AGGCTGATTGACAAGACAAAGGTAACATATCTGAGGTGGATCCCAGAGTCAGAAAGTCTCTTCTTGGCTTCGCACGCCAGTGGTCATCTCTACCTGTACAATGTGGATCATCCCTGCGGCTCCACTGCCCCGCAGTATACGCTCCTGAAACAGGGCGAGGGCTTTGCTGTCTATGCGTGCAAAAGCAAGGGCATCCGCAACCCATTGGTGAAGTGGGCAGTGGGCGAGGGGGCCCTGAACGAGTTCTCCTTCTCTCCTGATGGCAGGCACCTGGCCTGTGTGGGCCAGGATGGCTGCCTGCGGGTCTTCCATTTTGATTCCATGGAGCTGCAGGGAATGATGAAAAGCTACTTTGGAGGTCTGCTTTGTGTGTGCTGGAGCCCAGATGGCCGCTACATTGTAACAGGTGGCGAGGATGATCTGGTGACTGTTTGGTGCTTTGCTGAAGGCCGTGTCATTGCCCGGGGCCATGGGCACAAGTCCTGGGTTAATGCTGTGGCCTTTGACCCCTACACTAGCAatgtggaggaggaggaccccGTGGAGTTGAGTGGCAGCGATGAGGATGTAAATGAGACGACACACTTTGGCCGGGTACGGACTAGCAGCACCTTATCGAGACTTTCCAAGCACAGCGCCAAAAGCAGCCCATCAGTGACATACCGATTTGGATCGGCGGGTCAGGATACGCAATTCTGCCTATGGGACCTCACGGAGGACATTCTATATCCCCACCAGCCCCTTTCCCGGGCACGGACACTCACAAACACGTTCAGTGCCAGTATACCACCCTCAGTAAGTAGTGGCAGCAACTTGGCCACTGAGGCGGCCATAGGCCAAGTCATCCCCCGCTCCTTGTCCCGCTCCAACAGCTTGCCCCATCCAGCAGTCACTGGCGTCAACAAAAGCCATGTAACCGATGGTGCTCCCCCTTTCAGCATTGGCAAGTTTGCTACACTAACCCTGCAGGAACGGAAGGACAAGAGCACGGATAAAGAGCATAAGCGCTACCACAGTCTGGGTAACATCAGCAAGAGCAATGATAAGATCAATGTACTGCCCAAGAGCAAACTGGACTCGGCCAAGATTCTGGGCACAGGCTTGTGCCCCCGCATCAATGAAGTGCCCCTCCTGGAACCCCTGGTCTGTAAGAAGATCGCCCATGAGCGCTTGACCGTCCTCCTCTTCTTAGAAGACTGTATCATTACCGCTTGCCAGGAGGGGTTTATATGCACGTGGGCAAGACCTGGGAAAGCA
- the DMWD gene encoding dystrophia myotonica WD repeat-containing protein isoform X2, with amino-acid sequence MAAAVAAVDGGAVKDFNDVKCQFRTREGFYRLLAGSENRRASAAVPPGSAPPSSAVTGSGGGSGPGLVGGSGPGSGALPPVRLSLVRMLQADEELQRDEPDRVCFNLGRELYFYSCQGTRRRLIDKTKVTYLRWIPESESLFLASHASGHLYLYNVDHPCGSTAPQYTLLKQGEGFAVYACKSKGIRNPLVKWAVGEGALNEFSFSPDGRHLACVGQDGCLRVFHFDSMELQGMMKSYFGGLLCVCWSPDGRYIVTGGEDDLVTVWCFAEGRVIARGHGHKSWVNAVAFDPYTSNVEEEDPVELSGSDEDVNETTHFGRVRTSSTLSRLSKHSAKSSPSVTYRFGSAGQDTQFCLWDLTEDILYPHQPLSRARTLTNTFSASIPPSVSSGSNLATEAAIGQVIPRSLSRSNSLPHPAVTGVNKSHVTDGAPPFSIGKFATLTLQERKDKSTDKEHKRYHSLGNISKSNDKINVLPKSKLDSAKILGTGLCPRINEVPLLEPLVCKKIAHERLTVLLFLEDCIITACQEGFICTWARPGKANASVPNGNSPSGTVV; translated from the exons ATGGCGGCTGCAGTCGCGGCCGTTGACGGGGGAGCCGTCAAGGACTTTAACGATGTCAAGTGTCAATTTCGCACCCGTGAAGGATTCTATCGGTTACTGGCCGGGTCCGAGAACCGGCGGGCGTCCGCGGCGGTCCCGCCTGGTTCCGCCCCTCCTTCCAGTGCAGTAACGGGTAGCGGCGGAGGTTCAGGCCCAGGACTGGTCGGGGGCTCTGGACCGGGCTCTGGCGCGCTGCCTCCGGTTCGCCTGTCCTTGGTGCGCATGTTGCAGGCCGATGAGGAACTGCAGCGGGACGAACCCGACAGGGTCTGCTTCAACCTGGGGCGGGAGCTATACTTCTACTCCTGCCAAGGCACCCGCAGG AGGCTGATTGACAAGACAAAGGTAACATATCTGAGGTGGATCCCAGAGTCAGAAAGTCTCTTCTTGGCTTCGCACGCCAGTGGTCATCTCTACCTGTACAATGTGGATCATCCCTGCGGCTCCACTGCCCCGCAGTATACGCTCCTGAAACAGGGCGAGGGCTTTGCTGTCTATGCGTGCAAAAGCAAGGGCATCCGCAACCCATTGGTGAAGTGGGCAGTGGGCGAGGGGGCCCTGAACGAGTTCTCCTTCTCTCCTGATGGCAGGCACCTGGCCTGTGTGGGCCAGGATGGCTGCCTGCGGGTCTTCCATTTTGATTCCATGGAGCTGCAGGGAATGATGAAAAGCTACTTTGGAGGTCTGCTTTGTGTGTGCTGGAGCCCAGATGGCCGCTACATTGTAACAGGTGGCGAGGATGATCTGGTGACTGTTTGGTGCTTTGCTGAAGGCCGTGTCATTGCCCGGGGCCATGGGCACAAGTCCTGGGTTAATGCTGTGGCCTTTGACCCCTACACTAGCAatgtggaggaggaggaccccGTGGAGTTGAGTGGCAGCGATGAGGATGTAAATGAGACGACACACTTTGGCCGGGTACGGACTAGCAGCACCTTATCGAGACTTTCCAAGCACAGCGCCAAAAGCAGCCCATCAGTGACATACCGATTTGGATCGGCGGGTCAGGATACGCAATTCTGCCTATGGGACCTCACGGAGGACATTCTATATCCCCACCAGCCCCTTTCCCGGGCACGGACACTCACAAACACGTTCAGTGCCAGTATACCACCCTCAGTAAGTAGTGGCAGCAACTTGGCCACTGAGGCGGCCATAGGCCAAGTCATCCCCCGCTCCTTGTCCCGCTCCAACAGCTTGCCCCATCCAGCAGTCACTGGCGTCAACAAAAGCCATGTAACCGATGGTGCTCCCCCTTTCAGCATTGGCAAGTTTGCTACACTAACCCTGCAGGAACGGAAGGACAAGAGCACGGATAAAGAGCATAAGCGCTACCACAGTCTGGGTAACATCAGCAAGAGCAATGATAAGATCAATGTACTGCCCAAGAGCAAACTGGACTCGGCCAAGATTCTGGGCACAGGCTTGTGCCCCCGCATCAATGAAGTGCCCCTCCTGGAACCCCTGGTCTGTAAGAAGATCGCCCATGAGCGCTTGACCGTCCTCCTCTTCTTAGAAGACTGTATCATTACCGCTTGCCAGGAGGGGTTTATATGCACGTGGGCAAGACCTGGGAAAGCA